A single region of the Schizosaccharomyces osmophilus chromosome 3, complete sequence genome encodes:
- the bgl2 gene encoding cell wall glucan beta-glucosidase Bgl2, whose protein sequence is MMFIPSVLTAALALLSSVGFAVNRSAAELASYNPDASHYNGSLNFCLGAKNPNGGCKTTDEYLADLNALANYSASVRTYATSDCNTLQNLLPALSQASHNFSLYVGVWPTDDAHYAQEKSALSQFLPKYGVRNIKGITVGSEVLYRNDLSANALGDRINDVRGLVKSYGFDVPVGTSDSWNLWAAGSGDAAIQASDFIMANDFPYWQGQNTSNMTNTFVSDTLTALERVQHVKGTNNVTFLVGETGWPTGGPNYGEAQTSVDIAKQFFHDALCQVMKKGIDIYYFEAFDEPYKGADSNVEPHFGAYYSNRVPKFSLNCTESI, encoded by the coding sequence atgatGTTCATTCCTTCAGTGTTAACTGCAGCTCTCGCTTTGTTGTCCAGTGTCGGTTTTGCAGTGAACAGATCTGCAGCTGAATTGGCTTCTTACAACCCTGATGCGTCACATTATAATGGCAGCTTGAATTTCTGCCTTGGTGCAAAGAATCCCAATGGCGGCTGCAAGACAACTGACGAATATTTGGCCGACTTGAATGCATTGGCTAATTACTCGGCCAGCGTACGTACGTACGCTACGAGCGATTGCAACACTCTGCAAAATCTGTTACCTGCTTTGTCTCAAGCTTCCCACAATTTCAGTCTATACGTTGGTGTCTGGCCCACAGATGATGCACACTATGCCCAAGAGAAGAGTGCTTTATCCCAATTTTTACCCAAGTACGGCGTTCGTAATATAAAGGGTATTACCGTTGGATCAGAAGTCTTGTACAGAAACGACCTTAGCGCTAATGCCCTCGGTGACCGTATTAACGACGTTCGTGGTCTTGTAAAGAGTTATGGCTTTGATGTGCCTGTCGGTACATCCGACAGCTGGAACCTCTGGGCTGCTGGCTCTGGTGATGCTGCCATCCAAGCTAGTGATTTTATCATGGCTAATGACTTCCCTTATTGGCAAGGTCAGAATACTAGCAACATGACGAACACTTTTGTTTCCGATACTCTTACTGCTTTGGAGCGTGTTCAACATGTCAAGGGCACAAACAATGTGACATTCTTGGTTGGTGAAACTGGCTGGCCTACTGGAGGTCCTAATTATGGTGAAGCCCAAACATCTGTTGACATTGCCAAGCAATTTTTCCACGATGCTTTATGCCAAGTTATGAAGAAAGGCATTGACATTTATTACTTTGAAGCCTTTGATGAGCCTTACAAGGGTGCCGATAGCAACGTCGAACCCCACTTCGGTGCTTACTATAGTAACCGCGTCCCCAAGTTCTCTTTGAACTGTACTGAATCAATTTAA
- the mga2 gene encoding membrane sensing transcription coactivator, ankyrin repeat containing Mga2, which translates to MDVDIQLEELFMKRQVPGENKEETWESEKNTKMSSDGSRSSFDEFTFSTPEYETENGDAAMREFFKFDELPKESSTQFLKIPPSLSLDSSPNLSNSQDESEESQDRSADYIRPHIDNSYPFLMSDSQFSNAPVFSPATNLHIADDHFNGTPDDLYANGDADKQFLDLSGTDFCAAAANPSYLNNQIFPSADLPTKVPFLYPQSESLPKSSAPFPEHQDYTLSVNHIPAVNEQKWRSRVETNMLFQVQIRKADGGTVPYKYIRLPNWAHREEKKKSLKKSVSSVDPQEYLQLIPTVITGDNASNVVHTCCIRCLLRERKRNARSQATKDACMPNYAKLKAYERTMADATPEQKHDFRIQLLNQFPKLEDIDEERMIMVFTGPEFVPLESTQHGKVAHINARITCYSSHQSCPYFRLTWDLYSSSSLVARLSFPEPITVLDDHKSRNTPKVIRQGKKLNPADNHSRQKNFSPALIDTVKGPTEKRRRTLSDINSHLLPQQWSKPGVIPEASDVLEENAASVVSNKPTFHMPNDCSATPSTNDDHVLHVPRDTINKESMEMEAIPISHEFSQYSQFLNAFSENDDPNIGPFTSNVDPYQSIPETTHSNKQSISSAASATPSSLQPRDPLISRIIPNKGSIMGGYEVTILGANFFNGLVCLFGETPAAVTFSWSDSTIIATCPPAAVAETVPVKFFNYSMETSGSNATFTYEDNLDNELFKLTVQVLGLKLTGTVQNPLTLSKKLLSSWRDDFAQYITNSIKPTSNQGCETSHDCMNEKIESLRSMVTQVAKEHNVPFPDSVENTVLAALSIVEETETTFPTDFDVVNEFGRTLLHYSVAAGLGSATTLLINNGADINKRDSLGYTPLHYAALYEYPDIYLRLLSKGALPDLAGANDQCANDLASVKFKSLVAEKKEMDFALIDEKSGAESGLSLKQSSTIEEIKEKLWIRSSTLFPSLHELPQNYMSEVPLLMQKAMVSTLRSISAIPDDVPPPYSEVANEGYVPQAISNDPSKDADHNKSAWWSLKWQSRLVGRGKTSALTPEETKAIQEQAKTLKKAGMDLMLFSFWLPALLVLTIFGLRSYAQLIGGYLYQFIIGA; encoded by the coding sequence ATGGACGTCGACATTCAACTTGAAGAATTGTTCATGAAGAGACAAGTGCCTGGTGAAAACAAGGAGGAAACGTGGGAATCAGAGAAAAACACGAAGATGAGCTCCGATGGAAGCAGATCCTCTTTTGACGAGTTTACCTTTTCAACTCCTGAATATGAAACTGAAAATGGGGACGCGGCCATGCGAGAATTCTTCAAGTTTGACGAATTACcaaaagaatcatcaacgcaatttttaaaaattccaCCTTCGCTTTCTCTCGACTCATCTCCAAACTTGTCAAATTCTCAGgatgaaagtgaagaatCTCAGGATCGTTCGGCAGACTACATACGGCCTCACATTGACAATTCCTATCCTTTTCTTATGAGCGATTCTCAGTTCTCCAATGCACCCGTATTTTCTCCCGCGACAAACCTTCACATCGCTGATGACCATTTCAATGGTACACCTGATGATCTATATGCAAACGGAGATGCTGACAAGCAATTCCTTGATCTATCAGGTACCGATTTTTGTGCTGCGGCCGCAAATCCTTCatatttaaataatcaAATTTTTCCGAGCGCCGATTTGCCTACTAAGGTACCTTTTTTGTATCCTCAAAGCGAATCTCTTCCTAAATCGTCTGCTCCGTTCCCCGAACATCAAGATTATACTTTATCTGTTAATCATATCCCCGCTGTCAACGAGCAAAAATGGAGGTCAAGGGTAGAAACTAATATGCTATTTCAGGTTCAAATTCGAAAGGCTGATGGCGGAACCGTTCCTTATAAATATATCCGTTTACCCAATTGGGCCCATCgtgaagagaagaaaaagtctttgaagaaatcgGTAAGCTCTGTGGATCCTCAAGAATATTTACAATTAATTCCGACCGTAATAACTGGTGATAATGCTAGCAATGTTGTTCACACATGCTGTATTCGCTGCTTACTTCGTGAAAGGAAGCGCAATGCTCGTTCGCAAGCAACGAAAGATGCTTGTATGCCTAATTACGCAAAACTCAAAGCATACGAGCGTACCATGGCGGATGCTACACCAGAGCAAAAGCATGATTTTCGAATACAACTTCTCAATCAATTCCCAAAATTAGAAGAcattgatgaagaaagaatgattATGGTTTTTACTGGTCCTGAATTCGTACCGCTTGAGTCAACTCAACATGGAAAAGTTGCCCATATCAATGCCAGAATAACATGCTACTCGTCGCATCAGTCTTGCCCTTATTTCCGTTTAACATGGGATCTGTATTCTTCATCAAGCCTTGTAGCCCGTCTTTCCTTTCCGGAACCTATAACCGTACTTGATGATCATAAAAGCCGAAATACACCTAAAGTCATCAGACAAGGGAAAAAGTTGAATCCTGCCGATAATCATTCTAGGCAGAAAAATTTTTCACCGGCTTTAATTGATACAGTTAAGGGACCTACTGAAAAGCGAAGAAGGACATTGTCTGACATAAATTctcatcttcttcctcagCAATGGAGTAAACCAGGTGTGATTCCTGAAGCTTCTGATGTTCTTGAGGAGAATGCTGCTAGTGTAGTTTCGAACAAACCTACATTTCATATGCCTAATGATTGTTCGGCAACTCCTTCTACTAATGACGATCATGTTTTACACGTTCCACGTGATACGATTAATAAAGAATCTATGGAGATGGAAGCAATACCCATTTCCCATGAGTTTTCTCAGTACAGTCAATTTTTAAACGCCTTTTCAGAAAACGATGACCCCAATATAGGGCCTTTTACGTCAAACGTTGATCCCTACCAGTCGATTCCCGAGACAACCCATTCTAATAAGCAGAGCATAAGTAGTGCCGCTTCTGCCACACCAAGCTCTCTCCAGCCCAGGGATCCTCTTATTTCTCGTATTATACCCAACAAAGGATCAATTATGGGTGGTTATGAAGTAACTATTCTAGGTgctaattttttcaacgGTCTTGTCTGTTTGTTTGGGGAAACTCCAGCAGCTGtgactttttcttggaGTGATTCAACAATTATTGCAACGTGTCCTCCTGCAGCAGTGGCTGAAACAGTTCCTGTAAAATTCTTTAATTATTCTATGGAAACAAGTGGCTCAAATGCTACATTTACCTATGAGGATAACCTCGATAACGAACTTTTTAAGTTGACGGTACAAGTCCTTGGTTTGAAGCTTACTGGAACGGTTCAAAACCCTTTAACGCTGTCTAAGAAGCTCTTAAGCTCATGGAGGGATGATTTTGCTCAATATATCACGAACTCTATAAAACCAACCTCTAACCAAGGCTGTGAAACTAGTCATGATTGTATGAACGAAAAGATTGAGTCTTTAAGAAGTATGGTAACTCAGGTCGCGAAGGAGCATAATGTTCCATTCCCGGACAGTGTTGAAAACACTGTATTGGCCGCTTTGTCTATAGTAGAAGAGACAGAGACAACGTTTCCTACTGACTTTGATGTTGTAAATGAATTTGGTCGTACACTACTGCACTATTCCGTTGCCGCTGGCCTTGGTTCCGCTACAACGCTCCTAATTAACAACGGAGCagatataaataaaagggaTTCTTTGGGTTACACACCTCTGCATTATGCTGCACTCTACGAATATCCTGACATCTATTTACGCTTACTTTCAAAAGGTGCATTACCGGACTTAGCTGGTGCTAACGATCAATGTGCGAATGATTTAGCCAGTGTGAAGTTCAAGAGTTTGGTTGccgaaaagaaagaaatggaCTTTGCTTTAATCGATGAAAAGTCTGGAGCTGAATCTGGCCTAAGTTTGAAACAATCAAGCACTATAGaggaaatcaaagaaaaattatggATACGGTCATCAACGctatttccttctttacaTGAGTTACCCCAGAACTACATGAGTGAAGTTCCGTTACTTATGCAGAAAGCTATGGTTTCTACCTTGAGAAGCATATCCGCTATTCCTGATGATGTTCCTCCTCCCTATTCTGAAGTTGCCAACGAAGGTTATGTACCTCAAGCTATTTCTAATGATCCTTCAAAGGATGCTGATCATAACAAAAGTGCTTGGTGGTCACTAAAATGGCAATCACGCTTGGTTGGTCGAGGAAAAACGAGTGCTCTGACTCcggaagaaacaaaagccaTTCAAGAGCAAGCAAAAACGTTGAAAAAAGCAGGAATGGATTTGatgcttttctctttttggCTTCCTGCTCTGTTGGTTTTGACGATTTTTGGACTTCGGAGTTATGCACAGTTAATCGGAGGATATTTATATCAATTTATAATTGGTGCCTGA
- the gid5 gene encoding GID complex armadillo repeat subunit Gid5 yields MEDSVEFFSKDRLSLVISDQKELLRNIIPLKNWVIGRNDRKELAIKAGAPKVLLNLFSSKESSLEEKYEVFIVLNSLMANDKKAFVHFLRPEDLLSVIELVSAKEDVPKNVFIIILKVFTIMLSFDQAAEFVTQVHFSRLFNRLFDLYCLPTQKKYPLFDDIQISSLAASVLDHMVSSRNPQVDSVPSFCNTIFSTIAFTSRLKESVRYRYFKSCDTLIVNSLAILNSYFKVFSLRANLPRSIELEGENDYEELGDLKNLRFSLFGDKMSERIFELFSLAREYHSSIRLLALSCLVTLYKSGILGKDSEEDIKFIVIPILIRLFSQSQETQQIAPRLLAMLVNENEVMQKVAANANVIISAKELLNKVVKHSNDEYPITEVGCLTDALRLPTNTKEQNDLIMESLLLFIAALTTSKDEYRKMVVDANYLPIIIDALSNDSKDIRKAACECILSLTRSVYILRTGLAEADLNEPLMKLLIDSDVRVQSSAMAVVCNLLLKFSPLRNKFLTPGFIDVLVANTAAKDKSLRRKAVWALRNSVYENDEKLKRDIIQKVGHDRVLELCNDEDLGVQEQILQVFRNFACPKGEGVYDFLEVISLPVLLSIIYQKLLTHNPVLIEPGIFTLVHIASSDDEFRDVILEEKNILLLVKDTMLKEAERYRTEHVSDNSSSTGGSEVELQDDEYDLEMRPAFDILEEDTLESSSGILLAGIWLCISLLWSNQGSTPTEQDTQGAKILRELGFEDCLYLLQNHPSPDVRERIKDALSRIHVFN; encoded by the exons ATGGAAGACAGCGTTGAGTTCTTTAGTAAAGATAGGTTATCCTTGGTTATATCAGACCAAAAGGAATTACTGAGAAACATAATTCCACTCAAAAACTGGGTTATAGGAAGGAATGATAGAAAGGAATTAGCAATTAAAGCCGGAGCCCCAAaagttttattgaatttgttttcttctaagGAATCatctttagaagaaaaatatgaGGTATTTATCGTGCTTAATTCGCTTATGGCAAACGATAAAAAAGCGTTTGTTCACTTTTTACGCCCAGAGGACCTTTTATCTGTGATTGAATTGGTTTCAGCCAAAGAAGATGTCCCAAAGaatgtttttattataattCTGAAAGTATTCACGATCATGCTTAGCTTTGATCAAGCTGCTGAATTTGTAACCCAAGTGCATTTCTCACGTCTTTTTAATCGTCTGTTTGATTTATACTGTTTACCGacacaaaaaaagtatCCTTTATTCGACGATATTcagatttcttctttagcTGCTTCGGTTCTGGACCATATGGTCTCATCAAGAAACCCACAAGTGGATTCGGTACCATCCTTTTGTAATACTATATTCTCTACGATTGCTTTTACATCACGGCTGAAAGAGTCAGTTCGGTACAGATATTTTAAGAGCTGCGATACTTTAATCGTCAACTCGCTCGCTATATTAAATTCGTACTTCAAAGTGTTTTCCTTGCGTGCGAACCTGCCACGTAGTATTGAGTTGGAAGGGGAAAATGATTATGAAGAACTGGgtgatttgaaaaatctaAGGTTTTCCTTATTTGGGGACAAGATGAGTGAACGAATTTTTGAACTATTTAGCTTAGCCCGGGAATATCATTCTTCTATCCGATTGCTGGCTCTCTCTTGCTTAGTGACACTCTACAAAAGCGGTATTCTTGGAAAGGATTCGGAAGAAGATATTAAGTTTATAGTCATTCCCATCTTAATTCGACTCTTTTCTCAGTCTCAAGAAACCCAGCAGATAGCTCCTCGTTTGTTGGCGATGCTTGtcaatgaaaacgaagTAATGCAAAAAGTCGCAGCCAATGCGAATGTTATTATATCTGCCAAGGAATTACTGAATAAAGTCGTGAAACATAGTAACGATGAATATCCGATAACGGAGGTCGGCTGTTTAACTGATGCCCTAAGGCTTCCAACGAATACAAAAGAACAGAATGATCTTATAATGGAG tctcttcttttattcattgCCGCCCTAACAACTTCCAAGGACGAATATCGGAAGATGGTTGTGGATGCCAACTATCTACCTATCATAATTGATGCCTTGTCTAATGATTCAAAAGATATAAGAAAAGCAGCTTGTGAATGCATATTGAGTTTAACGAGAAGTGTCTATATCTTAAGGACAGGATTAGCAGAAGCGGATCTTAATGAACCCTTAATGAAACTTTTAATTGATTCGGACGTTAGGGTCCAGTCATCAGCGATGGCCGTCGTCTGCaacttgcttttgaaattctCTCCGCTTCGTAACAAGTTTTTAACGCCTGGTTTTATTGACGTTCTGGTTGCAAACACTGCAGCCAAAGACAAGTCTTTACGAAGGAAAGCTGTATGGGCTTTGAGGAATAGCGTTTACGagaatgatgaaaaactaaaaaggGATATCATTCAGAAAGTAGGGCACGATAGAGTTTTAGAACTTTGTAATGATGAAGACCTTGGTGTCCAGGAACAGATTCTCCAAGTCTTCAGGAATTTTGCTTGTCCCAAGGGTGAAGGTGTATATGATTTTCTTGAAGTTATATCATTGCCAGTTTTATTGAGCATTATTTATCAGAAACTTTTGACACACAATCCAGTTTTGATAGAACCTGGTATATTCACTTTGGTGCATATTGCATCTAGTGATGACGAATTTCGAGATGTTATTCtagaagagaaaaacataCTATTACTTGTAAAAGATACTATGCTCAAAGAAGCCGAACGTTATCGGACTGAACATGTGTCAGATAATTCCAGTTCGACCGGTGGTAGCGAAGTGGAACTGCAAGACGATGAGTATGATTTGGAGATGCGTCCtgcttttgatattttggaagaagacaCGCTAGAATCAAGTTCAGGGATCCTATTAGCCGGGATTTGGCTTTGCATAAGTTTATTATGGTCAAACCAAGGATCAACGCCTACTGAACAAGATACTCAGGGAGCCAAGATTTTACGCGAACTAGGATTTGAAGATTGCTTGTATTTATTACAAAACCATCCATCTCCTGATGTCAGGGAAAGAATAAAGGATGCATTATCTCGTATTCACGTTTTCAATTAG
- a CDS encoding oxidoreductase involved in NADPH regeneration: protein MSPIKTAVLGTGMSAFIFHYPFLETLPEKYEIYAAWERRATPEHSKARSAYPNIKVYTQLNDLLADSNVELVVVSLPPDAHVAAVTAALNAGKHVICEKPFTPTYEEAKQLFELAKSKNLLLAIYQNRRWDGDFLTAKSVIDSGRLGDVVEFESHIDRFRLFRKGNWKDVPSPGSGLVYDLGAHLIDQAVYLFGVPESVTGKVLCQRQIPPLEVEDNFTIVLHYPAKEGKLPIEVILRSSSVSCGVSFRYCIKGTRGTFLKFGSDPQESQLNKGMKPSEGGYGQESSENYAKLWTVPIDADVKALPDPALSTVPTTTGNYRALYEEVYHTLSGKSSAISVLPEQVLTVEKIIEAAYKSSKTSSSVKIA, encoded by the coding sequence atGAGTCCTATTAAAACTGCAGTCCTTGGAACAGGCATGTCTGCCTTTATATTCCATTACCCTTTCTTGGAAACATTGCCGGAAAAATACGAAATCTATGCTGCCTGGGAGCGTCGTGCAACTCCTGAACACTCCAAAGCACGTAGCGCATACCCCAACATCAAAGTGTATACTCAACTGAACGATCTTTTGGCCGACTCGAACGTAGAGTTGGTGGTCGTATCTCTTCCTCCCGACGCTCATGTGGCCGCAGTTACTGCCGCGTTGAATGCAGGAAAGCATGTAATTTGTGAAAAGCCATTTACACCTACATAcgaagaagcaaaacaattGTTTGAGTTAGCCAAGTCCAAGAATCTCTTGTTGGCGATTTACCAAAATCGTCGTTGGGATGGTGACTTTTTAACCGCAAAAAGCGTTATCGACAGCGGTCGCTTGGGTGACGTTGTTGAATTTGAATCTCACATTGACCGTTTTCGTCTCTTCCGTAAGGGGAACTGGAAAGATGTGCCCAGTCCAGGTTCTGGCTTAGTTTATGATTTGGGAGCTCATTTAATTGATCAAGCAGTTTATCTATTTGGTGTTCCTGAATCTGTGACCGGAAAAGTGTTATGCCAACGTCAAATTCCTCCTTTGGAAGTAGAAGACAATTTTACCATTGTTTTGCACTATCCCGCCAAGGAAGGCAAGCTTCCCATTGAGGTGATCTTGCGCTCCAGTAGCGTTTCTTGTGGTGTCTCGTTCCGTTACTGCATTAAAGGTACCCGAGGTACATTCCTAAAATTTGGCTCTGATCCCCAAGAAAGCCAACTTAACAAGGGAATGAAACCTTCAGAAGGAGGTTATGGTCAAGAATCATCTGAAAACTATGCCAAGCTATGGACGGTTCCCATTGACGCCGATGTGAAAGCACTTCCTGACCCTGCTTTGAGTACCGTGCCTACCACTACCGGAAATTACCGCGCATTATATGAAGAAGTCTATCATACTTTGTCTGGCAAGTCTTCTGCTATTTCCGTTCTTCCTGAGCAAGTCTTAACAGTGGAAAAGATTATTGAAGCTGCCTATAAGAGTTCAAAAACTTCGTCTTCCGTAAAGATTGCTTAA
- the pot1 gene encoding shelterin complex subunit Pot1: protein MEEPSIQHDIEDLYSNQNEIIIRNSHYHPIKKCRENNSQRFVTNLFGIVKAFTPKKQSLRGTCDWVVTVELWDPSCHPDGEGLRIHLFSKTEYDLPEITEEGQILLLQHITIRPYRDSKQGLSKTDFTFQLWNRNLGNSASNTFRLFHVSTEEVEVAKLLKICWQKHFEAGITGNGTHPTFIQLPSHNEREVGNNQEIKVVTLSKIRPSQRFTFYGQVIKTWYTQKNFTLFVTDFSENENFYPVTRETAPHMRWKGPQGRYSLRCILWDEHDFYCRNYVQEGDYVFIKNARAKLDRFGQLECVMHGDPGQKYKSSIEKVDPSVSELNSLKERKRSYVKSQEVSEGPANSVNDQVNPFITRETNYPEAADITAHVYNDTVEIPMTTISTLLHSPLTSVTTPRKHRLRVQVVDFWPRDLTNFCIPISNSSITEYRWMFVFLVRDASKTTLPIIFYSEDAQTLFNSSTIYPCNLNIEKQVLLRIRERLFLIWGNLEERVSKLLSRGISSDQIPKEIDETPWFDIFVMEYIPFNNADSQPKSFLSKRWRAFGTRII from the exons ATGGAGGAACCCTCTATACAACATGATATTGAAGACTTGTATTCGaaccaaaatgaaattataaTCCGT AATTCGCATTACCATCCTATCAAGAAATGTCGGGAGAATAATTCCCAAAGATTCGTGACAAACCTATTTGGCATTGTTAAAGCATTCACAcccaaaaaacaaagtctTAGAGGGACATGTG ACTGGGTAGTGACAGTAGAGCTTTGGGATCCTAGTTGTCATCCCGATGGCGAAGGTTTACGCATACACTTGTTCAGTAAAACTGAGTACGATCTCCCAGAAATCACCGAAGAAGGACAGATTCTTTTGCTGCAACACATAACAATTCGACCATACAGAGACAGCAAGCAGGGACTATCTAAGACCGACTTCACTTTCCAATTATGGAATAGAAATTTAGGGAATTCGGCGAGTAATACCTTCCGTTTGTTTCATGTAAGTACTGAGGAAGTTGAAGTCGCGAAACTACTAAAAATCTGCTGGCAAAAACACTTTGAGGCAGGGATTACAGGGAATGGAACTCATCCTACTTTTATCCAGCTTCCTTCTCATAATGAACGTGAAGTTGGTAACAATCAGGAGATCAAAGTTGTTActctttccaaaattcGCCCTTCCCAGCGATTTACTTTCTACGGCCAGGTCATTAAAACATGGTATACCCAAAAAAACTTTACCTTGTTCGTCACTGATTTTTccgaaaatgaaaatttttatcCAGTTACTCGCGAGACCGCTCCTCATATGCGATGGAAAGGTCCTCAGGGACGCTATTCTTTAAGGTGTATTCTTTGGGATGAGCATGATTTTTACTGTCGTAATTACGTTCAAGAAGGGGACTACGTTTTCATTAAGAATGCCCGGGCCAAGCTTGATCGATTTGGTCAACTAGAATGTGTAATGCATGGCGATCCTGGCCagaaatataaaagcaGCATTGAAAAAGTCGATCCTAGTGTTTCTGAATTGAATAGCttaaaggaaagaaaaagaagttaCGTAAAGAGTCAGGAAGTGTCCGAAGGCCCCGCTAATTCTGTAAATGATCAAGTCAATCCTTTCATTACGCGAGAAACCAACTATCCTGAAGCCGCTGATATAACTGCTCACGTCTATAATGATACAGTAGAAATTCCAATGACTACTATATCGACCCTTTTGCATTCTCCTCTTACTTCCGTTACAACACCTCGAAAGCATCGGCTCAGAGTGCAAGTTGTGGATTTTTGGCCTAGGGATTTGACTAATTTTTGTATCCCTATATCAAATTCTAGTATTACAGAATACAGATGGATGTTTGTCTTTCTTGTTAGAGatgcttcaaaaacaaccCTGCCGATCATTTTTTATAGCGAAGATGCTCAAACTCTCTTTAATAGCTCTACTATTTATCCCTGCAATTtaaatattgaaaaacaagttttaCTTAGAATTCGGGAAagattatttttaatttggGGAAATTTGGAAGAGCGAGTAAGCAAACTTTTATCCAGGGGCATTTCAAGTGATCAAATTCctaaagaaattgatgaaaCTCCATGGTTTGATATATTTGTCATGGAGTACATACCTTTCAATAATGCTGACTCACAGCCAAAATCATTTCTGTCAAAAAGATGGAGAGCTTTTGGAACAAGAATAATATAA
- a CDS encoding seven transmembrane receptor protein, which translates to MPILRLLLVGCLVCMQSILAYASDNKSLLTEDIMASQICNGMYAKDGSVSEIKLNVDELQSSFDGAIRLLIFNWKEVDAVGLVGEDKERHYICDYPEIEADMCTEEQYGLYLVDDVKSHGSVFSDFINAKAMDSPFVYPVVETGLYCVFTAPLEGAKEMYTISVTWENYFGELDATEYPHLFLNPVLLIMNVIVAIWWSFVMLRYRHDLLQIQKYISGVVALSLACGFISSGYFFYANANGYTNSSKVFAFFLSIFQAARQSYFGFLVLIVSLGYSIVVPTLGSLLRKCQILGGLQFVALSFFLTSLFVSPNNQESFVLMFAAPIFLFTIFAMFFWIVLALNNTIQDLRLRKQTVKAQMYTRLWVVICFGIIAYGAIVIANAVLIGINGQMNYYLKYWKLLWFLDYGYADILSFFLMVTILYIWRPTENNRRFAMSEQVAQDVDEFEMTSSVSHESLPMYQEQSNSEAQHGARTGNADEHQALFAVDDESDDETSYRANEDKQKPV; encoded by the exons ATGCCAATTCTCAGATTATTGCTGGTTGGGTGTTTAGTTTGTATGCAAAGCATACTTGCTTATGCATCAGACAATAAAAGCCTCTTG ACGGAAGATATTATGGCATCTCAAATTTGCAATGGAATGTATGCCAAAGATGGAAGCGTTTCAGAGATTAAAT taAACGTCGATGAGCTGCAATCGAGTTTTGACGGTGCAATTCGCTTGTTAATTTTTAATTGGAAAGAAGTTGATGCAGTGGGTTTGGTCGGTGAAGACAAGGAACGCCATTATATTTGCGATTATCCTGAAATAGAAGCCGATATGTGCACTGAAGAGCAATATGGGCTTTATTTGGTGGATGATGTTAAATCTCATGGCTCTGTCTTTTCTGATTTCATAAACGCCAAAGCAATGGATTCACCTTTTGTCTACCCCGTGGTTGAGACAGGCTTGTATTGTGTCTTCACTGCGCCATTGGAAGGCGCTAAAGAGATGTATACTATTAGCGTTACTTGGGAAAACTATTTTGGTGAGCTTGATGCTACCGAATATCcccatttgtttttgaatccCGTCTTGCTCATTATGAATGTAATTGTAGCTATTTGGTGGTCATTTGTTATGCTTCGCTACAGACATGATCTTTTACAGATCCAAAAGTATATTTCAGGCGTCGTTGCACTTTCTTTGGCATGTggtttcatttcttctggATACTTCTTCTATGCCAATGCAAACGGTTATACGAATTCAAGCAAAGTATTtgccttctttttatctatCTTTCAGGCAGCTCGCCAATCGTATTTCGGATTTCTCGTTCTAATTGTCTCCTTGGGTTATTCAATCGTTGTCCCAACTCTTGGCAGCCTTCTTCGAAAATGCCAAATTCTTGGAGGCCTTCAATTCGTTGCTTTAAGTTTTTTCCTTACTTCATTGTTTGTTAGTCCAAACAACCAAGAGTCTTTTGTCCTAATGTTTGCTGCTCCGATATTTTTGTTCACCATTTTCGCcatgtttttttggattgTTTTGGCTTTGAATAATACAATTCAAGACCTTCGTTTGCGTAAGCAAACTGTAAAGGCTCAAATGTATACTCGTTTATGGGTGGTTATCTGCTTTGGTATAATTGCCTACGGAGCAATTGTTATTGCTAATGCTGTTTTAATTGGTATCAATGGTCAAATGAACTACTATTTGAAGTACTGGAAGTTACTTTGGTTCTTAGATTACGGTTATGCCgacattctttctttctttttgatggTAACCATCTTGTATATTTGGAGACCTACTGAGAATAACCGTCGTTTTGCTATGAGTGAACAAGTTGCTCAAGACgttgatgaatttgaaatGACGTCCTCAGTCTCTCACGAAAGTTTGCCCATGTATCAAGAGCAGTCTAATTCAGAAGCTCAGCATGGCGCAAGGACTGGAAACGCAGATGAACATCAAGCTCTCTTTGCTGTAGACGATGAAAGTGATGATGAGACTTCATATCGTGCGAATGAAGATAAGCAAAAGCCTGTTTAG